One window of the Bacteroidales bacterium genome contains the following:
- a CDS encoding redoxin domain-containing protein, translating to MMINFLRSKYHAIWMLLVLVLLNSCNDKNSVLIHVKITSSKDSKVFLDKLDFSKSTYIDSVDISKGENSFSFRAKSIMEPTFFVLRVKDKGAITLLSDPGEKMDLIINADKLNDYSVLGSKGSLKTKQLTNKLSETKSKLYSLRLKYNLAQEPVVKSMIEQEYNAAIDSQRAYNSRFIWANAMSRASVMAVYQKYDDNTYVLDRAEDLVLFKTVASTLKALYPNSDYTKGMIAEIHKIEGIIRGSSINSIINQAVTTIPDIALPNPQGDIVKLSTLKGKVILLGFWGSWDQTSLLDNRELLNIYAQFKNKGFEIYQVSLDTNRSEWLNAIESASLPWANVCELNPKGSSYALTYNITQIPANYLIDRNHTIIGKNLFGDNLIKELRKVL from the coding sequence ATGATGATAAATTTTTTAAGATCAAAATATCATGCAATTTGGATGCTGTTAGTATTAGTTCTTTTGAACTCGTGCAATGATAAGAATTCAGTATTGATACATGTTAAAATTACAAGTTCAAAAGATTCTAAAGTTTTTTTAGATAAATTAGACTTCTCCAAATCAACCTATATAGATTCAGTTGATATTTCAAAGGGCGAAAATAGTTTTAGTTTTAGGGCTAAATCCATAATGGAACCAACATTCTTTGTGCTTCGAGTTAAGGACAAAGGCGCAATTACACTACTTTCAGATCCAGGAGAAAAGATGGATCTTATTATTAATGCTGATAAACTCAATGATTATTCTGTTTTGGGTTCAAAAGGATCCTTAAAGACGAAGCAACTTACAAATAAGTTGAGCGAAACCAAAAGCAAACTCTACTCACTAAGATTAAAGTATAATTTGGCTCAAGAACCAGTGGTAAAGTCAATGATTGAACAGGAATACAATGCGGCAATTGACTCTCAACGTGCTTATAACTCCCGATTCATTTGGGCAAATGCAATGTCACGGGCAAGTGTAATGGCTGTATACCAAAAGTACGATGATAATACATATGTTCTTGATCGTGCTGAAGATCTTGTGCTATTCAAGACCGTTGCTTCAACATTAAAAGCACTTTACCCTAATTCGGATTATACAAAAGGAATGATTGCAGAAATCCATAAAATAGAGGGAATTATTCGAGGTAGTAGTATTAATAGCATAATAAACCAAGCGGTTACAACCATTCCGGATATAGCATTACCTAACCCTCAAGGAGATATAGTTAAACTTTCGACGCTTAAAGGGAAAGTAATTCTTCTTGGCTTTTGGGGATCGTGGGATCAAACAAGTCTTTTAGATAACAGGGAATTACTTAATATATATGCTCAATTTAAAAACAAGGGTTTTGAAATTTATCAAGTTTCTCTTGATACTAATCGCAGCGAATGGCTAAATGCAATTGAATCAGCAAGTTTGCCTTGGGCGAATGTATGTGAGTTAAATCCCAAAGGTTCATCGTATGCCTTAACCTATAATATTACACAAATACCTGCTAATTACCTTATTGATAGAAATCATACTATTATAGGGAAAAATCTTTTTGGGGATAATTTAATAAAAGAACTTCGCAAAGTACTATAA
- a CDS encoding UDP-2,3-diacylglucosamine diphosphatase, translating into MQGKKIYFASDLHLGLPTHEESLPREKLFIQWLDRIKPDTAELYLLGDIFDFWFEYSRVVPRGYNRFIGKIAEFTDSGIPVYFFSGNHDVWMFDYFQKELGVEVHHKPLIKEILNKRFFLAHGDGLGAGDRGYKLLKSIFTNPALQWLFARLHPNFSLWFGNQWSVSSRYSKEITHTFKGEDELITKFTRSVLEKEHFDYFIFGHWHSPIIFPLNSSSNLIILGDWLVSNTYSVWDGEQFKLMKFNNTGEDVVLSVAR; encoded by the coding sequence ATGCAGGGCAAGAAAATATATTTTGCTTCAGATTTGCATCTTGGTTTACCTACCCACGAGGAAAGTCTTCCTCGTGAAAAATTATTCATACAATGGCTAGATCGTATTAAACCTGATACTGCTGAACTTTACTTGCTTGGAGATATTTTTGATTTTTGGTTTGAATATAGTCGCGTAGTACCAAGGGGTTACAATCGTTTTATTGGAAAAATCGCTGAATTCACTGATTCTGGTATCCCTGTCTATTTTTTCAGTGGAAACCATGATGTTTGGATGTTCGACTACTTTCAGAAGGAACTCGGGGTTGAGGTACATCATAAACCGCTTATTAAGGAAATACTCAATAAACGATTTTTTCTTGCCCATGGAGATGGACTTGGCGCAGGAGACAGAGGTTACAAACTATTAAAATCAATTTTTACAAATCCCGCTCTCCAATGGCTGTTCGCTAGGTTGCATCCGAATTTTTCGTTATGGTTTGGCAACCAATGGTCGGTTAGCAGTAGATATTCAAAAGAAATTACACATACCTTCAAGGGAGAAGATGAATTAATAACAAAATTCACCCGCTCAGTTCTGGAAAAAGAACATTTCGATTATTTTATTTTTGGTCATTGGCATTCACCCATAATTTTCCCCTTAAATAGTTCATCAAATCTAATAATTCTGGGTGATTGGTTGGTTAGTAATACCTATTCAGTTTGGGATGGTGAGCAATTTAAACTCATGAAATTCAACAATACGGGTGAAGATGTTGTTTTAAGTGTAGCCAGATAG
- a CDS encoding DUF479 domain-containing protein translates to MNFLAHLYLSGSDVEVRLGNFIGDYVKGKSYSQYPEGVQKGITLHRDIDSFTDKHLSTQECIHLLRPGYGKYAGVVVDVLFDYVLANEWYRYSESNLKSYTRRFYLQMVLKYTLLPVRVREFLPFMIQSNRLYSYRTKEGLGKAIEIMSSVTSLPSKPGYAIETLNLNYEKIFFNFNTLFPEMIAFVGDKYDIKF, encoded by the coding sequence ATGAACTTCTTAGCACACCTATACCTTTCTGGATCGGATGTTGAAGTTCGGTTAGGTAATTTTATTGGTGATTACGTTAAAGGGAAGAGTTACAGTCAATACCCTGAAGGCGTTCAAAAGGGAATAACCTTGCATCGTGATATTGATTCCTTTACTGATAAACATCTCTCAACCCAAGAATGTATACATTTACTTCGCCCCGGGTATGGTAAGTATGCTGGGGTTGTTGTAGATGTTCTGTTCGATTATGTGTTAGCGAATGAGTGGTATCGATACTCTGAGTCTAATCTTAAATCGTATACTCGGAGGTTTTACTTACAAATGGTTCTAAAATATACCCTTCTCCCTGTTCGAGTTAGAGAATTCCTTCCATTTATGATTCAAAGTAATAGACTATACAGTTATCGAACCAAAGAGGGTTTGGGTAAAGCAATTGAGATAATGAGTTCTGTAACCTCATTGCCCAGCAAACCGGGATATGCAATTGAAACTCTGAATTTAAACTACGAAAAGATATTCTTTAATTTCAATACACTTTTCCCCGAAATGATTGCATTTGTTGGTGACAAATATGATATCAAATTCTAA